GCAGCGCCGCAAGGAGCAAGGAGAAGCGTTGGGCGAACAGGAAGGCCAGCGCGTTGTACCAAGGCGGCCCTCGGCGGCGCCAAAACCGCCAGACCGGCATCATGGGCACCGAGACGGCCAGGCGCGCGCGCCGCCAGCGCCGGAGCTTGAGCATGACGCCGGGCAAGACATCGTAGGGCTGATCATGCGACGTCACGATGAGGTCGGGGCGGAGGCGCCACAGCGATGGCGGAAGAAACAGGCATACGGTGATCGAGTGCAAGGCCAGCCACCAGCGGCTGTGACCGCCTCGCCAGCGGCTGGTGTGCAGCGTCGGTTCGAGCCCCCATTGGCGGCATGAGGCGCCGGCCTGGAGGCTGCCCATCAGATGAATGTCATGGCCGGAACGCTGCCACTGCTTGGCGATCTCGATGATCCTGACGCACCCGCCGTCGACTTGCTCGCGAACCAAACCGTTCATGATCAGCAAGATTCGCAACGGCGTCGGCACCAGGGCAGCGAGCGCGGGATGCTACCACCGACGCCGCTCCGTTGCCAGAATCCGCCGAGCCAATGCCAGTGCAATTTTCGCGATTGGCGGAAAAACGAGCACCATCAATCCACACTAAAGTTGACGCTTCCTTTGCGCAGGTATTCGCGGGAACACAGAATGCCATTTGCAACTTGCACCATCGTATCCTTCGCGCATATCCGGTCAAGCTCCAGTCGCGTCTGGGTTTCAGTGGTTCTCGAATTCCGATAGATTACACAAAAATCAACGGTGTGATTACACCCGAGTGTATTCCCGGAGCTATACCGTGATGTTCTGCTGATCGACATTGACTATCTTCTAACATTCGTTTGCCAGCATCGAATGCAGAACGGGCCCGGGGGCATGCTGACCGGACTGCAACTAACTCGCGTGCCTATCGGCTGCAGCAGCCTCGGCGAGGGCACGGAGAGCACGGCAAGCAGCGCCGGCACCGCGAAGAGGTCGGCATGCCACCCGGCGCGAGCAGGCGCGCCATGGCCCACTGAAACCCAAAGGACGTCAGGCTGGCGAGCAGATTGAGGCCGCCAAGCACCACGGTGTCACGGGCAACGACGCGCCGCCAGGACGATCCGGGCCCAGACGCAATCTGCGGCGCGGTCGAGCGCGTATGCACACCGCCAGCATCGGCACCGTTGGGCGCTACTGGGGCCTAGCGCACCTCAGGCGTTTGCTTGCTCAGCGCCGTGCCATGTGTGCGTTCGCGGGGCTTTCGTGAGGGACGAATATCTAGCCGGGCGTGACAGTCGGCGGCCCGGACTGCGACGCGTCACCCGACGCGCGCGACTCCGGCGACGCCACCAGCCAGGGGTCGGCACCGAGCGGATCTACGTCAGCGACGTTTCCCAGGATCAGCTCAAGCTCGCGCTCGGCGATCACTGACCAGTCAAGCTCACTCACTCGGGCCAAGCCGCGCTCGGCAAGCCCGTGACGCACCGGTGCGTCCGTCAAGAGGAACGAAACAGCCGCTCCAAAGGCCGCGATGTCCCCTCCGGGAACCGCGTGAAAGGCATCGCCCCAGACCTCAAGAAGCTCCGGCAGGTCGTAGGCGACCACAGGGACACCAAGGGCCATGGCTTCGGCCATGGCGATCGACCAACTCTCTTCGTGCGACGGAAGTGCGAACAGCCTGGAAGCACCAATCCACCTGAACTTTTCCGCGGTATCGAGAATCGGGCCGAGGAAATCGACATGGCCTTCGAGGCCGTGGATCCGGATCCGATCCTTCATTGCCTCGCCGTCCGGGCCGTCACCAATAACTGCGAGTTTGGCGTCTCGCTTCCCCGCGACGACGATCTGCCACGCATCAATGAGATCCAACGCCCCCTTGGAGGCGGCCAAGCGTCCAACCAGCACCGCGTCGTACTGCACCGCCGGCGGGCTTGGCACGGCTGCACGGATTCCAGCCAGGTCGACGCCAGCTGCAACCGCGGCAGCCCGCCGCATCGGGAATCCGGTTCCCCGAAGCTGGCGGGCGGTGGCCAGGCCCAACGCAAGCGTTCGGTCCGCGAAGACTGCCGCGAACACCAGGGATAGGCGCTGGGCGACCAAGAAGGCGAGGGCGTTGTACCAGCGAGGCCCTTGGCGACGCCAGAACCGCCAACGCATCATCATGGGAACCGAGACTGCCAGGCGCACTCCCCGCCAGCGTTGCAGCTTGAGCATGACGCCAGGCAAAACGTCGTAGGGCTGATCATGCGACGTCACGATCAGATCCGGACGCAGGCGCCACAGCGAAAGCGGAAGAAAGAGGCACACAGTGATGGAGTGCAGCGCCAGCCACCAGCGGCCCTGGCCTCCGCGCCAGCGGCTGGTGTGCAGAGTCGGCTCGAGCCCCCACTGCCGACACGAAATCCCGGCTTGTTCGCTGCCCATCAGGTGAATCTCATGGCCGGCGCGCTGCCACTGCTTCGCGATCTCGATGATCCTGACGCACCCACCATCGATCTGCTCGCGAACCAAACCGTTCATGATCAGCAGGATTCGCAACGGCGTCGGCACCACGGCAGCGAGCGCAGGATGCTACCACCGACGCCGATCCGTTGCCAGAATCCGCCGAGGCAACGCCAGTGCAATTTCAGCGATTGGCGGACAGACAAGCACCATCAATCTACGCTAGCGTTGACGCCTCTTATACGCAGGTATCCCCAGGAATATAGGATGACATTTGCAACTTGAACCATCGTGTCACTTTCACATAAATCGTCATGTCTCAGTTGCATCGCAGTTGCACATGGTTCTCGAATATCAATAGATACCATCAATGCCATCGGTGTGATCTGCCTCGAGTACAAACCTAGAGTGAAACCCTGCTCTCATACTAACGTACCTTACCAATGTTCTAGTGCTAGCCTGCCACAATCGGATGCAAGAAGCACCAGGGGCATTCTGATCGGACCACCGTTGATTGGTGTGGCGCAGTGCGAGGTTGAGCCGAATGGGTTGGCGGAGTCCTATTGCAGGCGCGGCCACCTTCAAAGGAACGCGATCGGCCCAAGCAGCGGGCCCATCGCCGTTGCCGCGGCAGCACCAGCGCCGACGGTCACCGCGGCCATCCGGCCTATGGGTCCGTTTTCGAGCGACGACCATGCCACCCGGCCGGCCACAGCGCCCGCCAGGAGGGCCAAGGTCAGCCCAACCGCCAGGTGAAACGGGGCTTCGCTGGCTTGTGTTCGCCAACGGGTGAGCGCGCCCGCAGAGCCGGTGGCCGAAAACGCTAAATCGATGTCGATCGGTGAATCGCCCAGGCGGTCGGTGAGCTGCCCGTCCGGGTAGACATTGCCCAGCGTCGCCCCGACGAATAGCGCCGCCGCGCTGCCCTCGGACGTCCCAATGCGCAGGAGCAGGGTGCCAGGCGACAGATCGATCGGCGCAAACGGGATGCGCGTCGCCTGCAGATCAGCACCCACCGGCGCCTCGAATACCGCCGAACGGAGGGGCGGACCATCCGGCGACCGGAGCAGGTGAGCCTCGGCCGCAGCCGGGTGCGCGCCGTTGCTGCGCGTCCAGACAACCATGGTCTCCAACGAGCCGCGTGGCATCTCGATTGTTTGCGTGACCGATCCCAGGACTGGGCCGAACTGAAAGTGCGGCAGCCTCGGATCTTTGGGGGTGGCGAGCGGCAGGCGCTCCAGTCCAACCACCGCTGCCAGTAAGAGCGCTACGACCGTGCCAGCCAGCCAGGCCGCGGTTTTCACGGGCGCCCCCGCGATCGTCGCGGCCGTCGCGGCCACAGCGTCCACCCGGCCCACGCGATGAGCCCGGTCCATGTGACGGCGTGACCCGCCACCAGGGCGCGCTGCAGGGCGTAGTCCAGGACTAGCCGGCCATGGGCGCCCGGCGCCAGCCGCACGCTCAGCGACCCCTGCGCGGAGCGTTCCAGGGAGGTTGCGTGGTCCGGCAGATGAGCGACCCAAAGCGGATCCCAGAATTCCTGGACGACGATCTCGCGCGGCGCCTCTGGGCCGGGCGGCACGTCGATGACGAGCCGGTGCATGCCTTCACGCCGCCACGAAAGCTCGACCGGTCCCCCGGGATTCACTTCGTACACCCACGGGTGCGGGGGATCGGCCGTCCGGAAAACCTCGAAGTAACCCTCCGAGAATTCGAGCTCCAGCCCGTCGGTCTCATGCAGCTGCTCGGCTAAAGCGCGACCAGCGGGCGTTCCGGTGGGCACCAGCGCTCGGGCAACGCTGTGCCGGCGGAGGGCGGCAACCAGCTCCGGAGATTCGCTGCGCACGAGGTCTTGCAGTCTTGCGTGCAGAAGGGTCGTATGCGCCACGATAGGGGTCGTGATCGCCGTGTGTTCGGGATGGTGAATGACCGGAGCATCCGACCATTCGGGGTAGCGGCTCGCCGTGAGGATTGCCAGGAAGGTGCGCGACATCCCGGCGGCGTTGCGCCGGTCGAGCTCCGCCGGCGCGGTGCTGAATGAAGACGGAAAGCGTACAGGCACGTTTTGCGCCGACTCGTCGAACAGGGTCCAATTGAGCGCGGGCAGCACGTAGACCAGAAGTCCGACGCCAATCGCGACGGTCTGAACGCCGCCAAGAATCGGGAAGCGGCGAGGTGCGTCGCGCGTGAACACGACGGGCGCAAGGGCAATTCCCGGGAGAAAAGCGAGCGCCAACGAGCCCGAGAGCTTGCCCGGTTCGGTGACGACCCAACCGAACGATGCGTCGGCCATCAGCTCCAAATATGTTGGGCGGGTGACGTCGTCGAAGGTGGCAATCTGAAGCAGCGCCGTGACGCCGCCGAAAACGACCGCATAGCCCAGCACCTGCCGGTGATCCGGCAGGCGGCAAAGCGCCAGCAACAGCAGTGCCGCGGGAATCATGGCTGCCAGGCGCCAGCCCGGCAGCGCACCTGGAACCGATGGCTTCAAGATCGGATCTCCGGATCTCTCACCGGTGAGGGAGAGGGTGTTGTCGACCGACTTGAGGGGATAGGCCACCGGCAGGCGCTTGCCGGTCTCGAGATACGCAGGCCCGGTCGGCGATCCGGCGACGGTGGCGGTGACGTAAGGAACGAGGATGAATGCCGCAAGTACCAAGTAGCCGCTCACGAATACCGCGGCGGTGACCATGATCTGGCGCCGACGGCGAGGCGTGGTGACCAAGGCAACGACCAGCCAGCCGATTCCCGCGAGGACGCCAACCGCCATGTAGTGCGGCGAGACCGAAATGGTGAACGCGAGAATCGCCGATGCCGCCAGCGCTCGCTGCACCCTGGCGCGCGGCATTTGCGTTCGCGTCGCCGATACGAGCAAGCCGAGGAGCAGCGGGAGCATCAGCGCGCTCACCCACACGTGCAACTGCTCCGAACGCGCCAGGATCCAAGGATTGAGAGCCCAAAAGAGGCCTGCAAGCAAGAGGCCCGCACGGGCCGCGACTGGATGCGCGGCGCGCGTTTTCGGTCCAACGAGCAAGCGCGCGCCGAAATACCCGGCCAGAAACCCCAGCAGGTGCCAGCTCATCCAGTGGAACTTGCCCGCCACCTCGGTCGAGAGCCCAAATATCCAAACGATTAGCCCCCAGGGAGCGTCCGCATAGGTGCGCGATATGTTGATGAGGCTGCTGCCGCTCGACGTGTCCCACGCGCTGAGGAACTTTCGGAGCCATAATTCTGCGGCAAAC
The genomic region above belongs to Chloroflexota bacterium and contains:
- a CDS encoding glycosyltransferase family 4 protein; this translates as MPTPLRILLIMNGLVREQIDGGCVRIIEIAKQWQRAGHEIHLMGSEQAGISCRQWGLEPTLHTSRWRGGQGRWWLALHSITVCLFLPLSLWRLRPDLIVTSHDQPYDVLPGVMLKLQRWRGVRLAVSVPMMMRWRFWRRQGPRWYNALAFLVAQRLSLVFAAVFADRTLALGLATARQLRGTGFPMRRAAAVAAGVDLAGIRAAVPSPPAVQYDAVLVGRLAASKGALDLIDAWQIVVAGKRDAKLAVIGDGPDGEAMKDRIRIHGLEGHVDFLGPILDTAEKFRWIGASRLFALPSHEESWSIAMAEAMALGVPVVAYDLPELLEVWGDAFHAVPGGDIAAFGAAVSFLLTDAPVRHGLAERGLARVSELDWSVIAERELELILGNVADVDPLGADPWLVASPESRASGDASQSGPPTVTPG